ACTAAGATAGAGATACTTGTTGGAAAGCGGTGTGGAAGAAAATATATAAAAGTATAGGATAAAATAATCGATATAATAATAAACCATTCATTTTGATCAAATTGTTGTGGAAGAGGTAAGTAATTCATTGTTTCATTACCCCCTCTTTCACTAACAACTTTCTAAACCATTTCTGAACAATTACTATAACAGTTAATATAATGACCCATGCAATAATTGATTGAGCAATTGACCAATCGCGAAATTCTATAATATTTGTATATTGTAATAACTGCTCTACTAGCAAAAAGGCAATAATAAAGGTAATGGTTACAATTATTTGTCGAGTGATTTTTTGGAAAGTTAACATTAACTGTAAATAAAACATAACCATAACGGGAAGTAGTACAATTTGTGTTAATTTGAAATGCCAATGATATGCTTCTTGATCTGCTAATACCCAAAGTTTTGCATTATCGACAATGACAGAAAGAAAACTAGTGTAAAAAAATACAAATACCATCCAGATCAACCAATGTTCTAGAAGATGAAGTTTTTTTGGAAGTGTTGCAAAAAGCAGTGTCAAGCCAATCGTCAAATATAAAATGTATAAAAGTTGCATAGAAAACCTCACATAACCAATCGTTTTGCTTTTAGTATGTGCAAAATATGTAAAATGATTAGTTACGAGTGGCTACACTTTATTTTAAGTAGTGTAAAGTCGCTTTTCCTAATGTTTTCGCTGCTATGAGCATTCCTTTTTCGTCAAAATTAAACTTTGGATGGTGGTGAGGGTATACGGAAGCTCTAGTTTCATCTCTTGCACCAGTAAAGAAAAATACTCCTTTTACATGCTGCAAATAATAAGCAAAATCTTCACCACCCATGATTGGTACAAGCTTTTTGACCTGATTAACATCATCAATGCTCTCAGCAATATTAGCGATAAAGCTAGCTTCTTCTTTATGGTTGACTACTGGTGGGTAGCCACGGTTATATTCATAAACATAGTCGGTGCTATTTGCTAAAGATACCCCTTTTATATGTCGTTCTATTTCCATTTCAATAAAATCTCGAATATCTTCATTAAAAGTACGAACAGTTCCCTCTATGACAGCTTCATCTGCAATAACATTAAAAGCATTTTTAGCCACAAATGAACCTATGGAAACGACTGCTTGTTCTAGAGGGTCAACTTTGCGACTAACGATGTGTTGCAATTGCATGACCAATTGAGAAGCAACAACGATAGCATCTTTCGTTTCATGCGGTCTTCCTCCATGTCCACCTTCGCCAATAATTTTTATGGAGAAACGATCAGCTGCAGCCATAATAGGGCCATCACTTACTAAAATATTCCCGGTTTTCTCTGTTGCCCAAAGATGCGTTCCGAAAATGACATCGACAT
This genomic interval from Lottiidibacillus patelloidae contains the following:
- a CDS encoding M20 metallopeptidase family protein yields the protein MDNNLNHLLETMYDEMVSIRRYLHQNPELSFQEVNTPAYIAKFHEQLGHEVKTKVGGRGVVATLRGELPGKTVALRADFDALPIQEQNDFSYKSKVDGVMHACGHDGHTATLLVLAKALNKMKDQLCGTIVFIHQHAEEFAPGGAIAMIEDGCLENVDVIFGTHLWATEKTGNILVSDGPIMAAADRFSIKIIGEGGHGGRPHETKDAIVVASQLVMQLQHIVSRKVDPLEQAVVSIGSFVAKNAFNVIADEAVIEGTVRTFNEDIRDFIEMEIERHIKGVSLANSTDYVYEYNRGYPPVVNHKEEASFIANIAESIDDVNQVKKLVPIMGGEDFAYYLQHVKGVFFFTGARDETRASVYPHHHPKFNFDEKGMLIAAKTLGKATLHYLK